From one Triticum aestivum cultivar Chinese Spring chromosome 4B, IWGSC CS RefSeq v2.1, whole genome shotgun sequence genomic stretch:
- the LOC123093075 gene encoding uncharacterized protein isoform X2 — MSVLSSQWRHLWRSCIRDLVFTRETMCCPMPMSREEQDREAFIRNVECVLCQLDPTIARDKFVLEFKLINTNVQTHVDRWVAFCATSRVKHIVFNFKPGSWGKHDNSFNFPIHLFINGAPAVRSLCLMSAYLNPVPGFCGFTNLRKLMLDSVSGDIQCMLLPACSMLEWLSIVRCTLHSLTTSQPLRQLRYLCVHYCFNVQKLEVQAPNLNTFIFGSLETHPVSFIIDGCLEIQEVTIKLPTWRSDLFDYAFADHGMANVPKLSVELAIDSKVPGCAKCPSKFVNLKHLILTVDVLANDKYTSGILRLACLLELSPVLNRLELHVSDPSL, encoded by the exons ATGAGCGTACTGTCGAGCCAGTGGAGACATCTCTGGAGATCATGTATCAGAGACCTGGTCTTCACTAGGGAGACAATGTGCTGCCCCATGCCCATGAGCCGAGAGGAACAAGATCGAGAAGCTTTCATCAGGAATGTTGAGTGCGTATTGTGCCAACTCGATCCCACCATTGCTAGGGACAAATTCGTGCTCGAGTTCAAGCTCATCAATACAAATGTGCAGACCCATGTTGACAGATGGGTCGCCTTTTGTGCAACATCAAGAGTGAAGCACATTGTCTTCAATTTCAAACCAGGGTCATGGGGCAAACACGACAATTCGTTCAACTTCCCAATACACCTTTTCATCAATGGCGCTCCTGCTGTCAGATCTTTGTGCCTCATGTCTGCCTACCTAAACCCAGTACCTGGTTTTTGTGGCTTCACAAACCTTAGAAAGCTCATGCTCGACTCGGTGTCTGGAGATATCCAGTGCATGTTGTTGCCAGCGTGCTCCATGCTTGAGTGGCTTAGCATCGTGCGTTGCACCCTCCACAGCTTGACTACTTCCCAACCGTTGCGCCAGTTGCGATACCTGTGTGTGCACTACTGCTTCAATGTGCAGAAGCTTGAGGTGCAAGCTCCGAACCTTAATACCTTCATATTTGGCAGCTTGGAGACCCACCCAGTGTCATTTATCATTGATGGATGTCTAGAGATACAGGAGGTGACTATCAAGTTGCCAACATGGAGGAGTGACCTTTTTGACTACGCCTTCGCGGATCATGGTATGGCGAATGTGCCCAAGCTCTCTGTGGAACTTGCAATTGATTCCAAG GTGCCTGGATGTGCAAAATGCCCTAGTAAGTTTGTCAACCTGAAGCATCTTATATTGACCGTCGATGTACTTGCAAATGATAAGTATACAAGTGGCATTCTTCGTTTGGCTTGTCTTTTGGAATTAAGCCCAGTTTTGAATCGTCTTGAACTGCATGTAAGTGATCCATCTCTTTGA
- the LOC123093075 gene encoding F-box protein At5g03100 isoform X1, giving the protein MKSAAGAADCGGIAISSSNPHKRTRRGHKGVLQLHHLPLDTLSDIVSLLSFKEAARMSVLSSQWRHLWRSCIRDLVFTRETMCCPMPMSREEQDREAFIRNVECVLCQLDPTIARDKFVLEFKLINTNVQTHVDRWVAFCATSRVKHIVFNFKPGSWGKHDNSFNFPIHLFINGAPAVRSLCLMSAYLNPVPGFCGFTNLRKLMLDSVSGDIQCMLLPACSMLEWLSIVRCTLHSLTTSQPLRQLRYLCVHYCFNVQKLEVQAPNLNTFIFGSLETHPVSFIIDGCLEIQEVTIKLPTWRSDLFDYAFADHGMANVPKLSVELAIDSKVPGCAKCPSKFVNLKHLILTVDVLANDKYTSGILRLACLLELSPVLNRLELHRGAFMK; this is encoded by the exons ATGAAATCAGCCGCCGGCGCCGCAGATTGTGGGGGCATAGCAATATCATCATCCAATCCTCACAAGAGGACGAGGAGGGGGCACAAGGGTGTTCTGCAGCTTCACCATCTGCCTCTT GATACTTTAAGTGACATTGTGTCATTGTTAAGCTTCAAAGAGGCTGCGCGCATGAGCGTACTGTCGAGCCAGTGGAGACATCTCTGGAGATCATGTATCAGAGACCTGGTCTTCACTAGGGAGACAATGTGCTGCCCCATGCCCATGAGCCGAGAGGAACAAGATCGAGAAGCTTTCATCAGGAATGTTGAGTGCGTATTGTGCCAACTCGATCCCACCATTGCTAGGGACAAATTCGTGCTCGAGTTCAAGCTCATCAATACAAATGTGCAGACCCATGTTGACAGATGGGTCGCCTTTTGTGCAACATCAAGAGTGAAGCACATTGTCTTCAATTTCAAACCAGGGTCATGGGGCAAACACGACAATTCGTTCAACTTCCCAATACACCTTTTCATCAATGGCGCTCCTGCTGTCAGATCTTTGTGCCTCATGTCTGCCTACCTAAACCCAGTACCTGGTTTTTGTGGCTTCACAAACCTTAGAAAGCTCATGCTCGACTCGGTGTCTGGAGATATCCAGTGCATGTTGTTGCCAGCGTGCTCCATGCTTGAGTGGCTTAGCATCGTGCGTTGCACCCTCCACAGCTTGACTACTTCCCAACCGTTGCGCCAGTTGCGATACCTGTGTGTGCACTACTGCTTCAATGTGCAGAAGCTTGAGGTGCAAGCTCCGAACCTTAATACCTTCATATTTGGCAGCTTGGAGACCCACCCAGTGTCATTTATCATTGATGGATGTCTAGAGATACAGGAGGTGACTATCAAGTTGCCAACATGGAGGAGTGACCTTTTTGACTACGCCTTCGCGGATCATGGTATGGCGAATGTGCCCAAGCTCTCTGTGGAACTTGCAATTGATTCCAAG GTGCCTGGATGTGCAAAATGCCCTAGTAAGTTTGTCAACCTGAAGCATCTTATATTGACCGTCGATGTACTTGCAAATGATAAGTATACAAGTGGCATTCTTCGTTTGGCTTGTCTTTTGGAATTAAGCCCAGTTTTGAATCGTCTTGAACTGCAT AGAGGTGCTTTTATGAAATAG